The Nocardioides sp. sequence GGCGCAGTGTCCGCAGGTCATGCCGGTGACGGTGTAGGTGTTGGTGGTCATCTCGTCCCCTTTCAGGACTTCACGAGCCTGGCGATGGCCGCCGAGGCTTCCTTGAGTTTGGCGTCGAGGTCGTCGGCGTCGGCATTGCGTACGCAGTGGTCGAGGTGGTCGTCGAGCAACATCAGGCTGACGGCCTGAAGCGCCTTGGTCATCGCGGAGATCTGCGTGAGGACGTCGATGCAGTACTTGTCGTCCTCGACCATCTTGTGCACCCCGCGCGCCTGGCCTTCGATGCGGCGCAGGCGTTTGAGGACAGCATCCTTGTGGCCCGCGTGGTGATAGCCGTGGTCGGTCATGCTTGCATGATACCCCCGTGGGGTATATCCGCGCTGCAATGGTGCGTAGTCCAGTGCGAAATGGTTGTGATTTCGCGAGTGGGGCGACCATTTCGCACTGGACTACCCAAAGAGGCGGGCTGGGCCCCCGATTTGTCCGCTCAACCCCCGATCAGGCGGGCAGCACCCGGCGCAGGAACTGCCGCGTCCGCTCCTCGCGCGGGTTGCTGAACAACTCCGCCGGCGGCCCGGATTCCAAGATCCGCCCGGCGTCGAGGAAGCACACGGTCGTGGCTACATCTCGCGCGAACGACATCTCGTGGGTGGCCAGGATCAGCGTCGTGCCCTCCCGCGCGAGCTCGCGTACGGCCTCCAAGACGTCGCCGACCAACTCCGGATCCAGCGCTGCGGTGATCTCGTCGAGCAGCAACAACTTGGGCCGGCAGGCGAGAGCGCGTACGAGTGCCACCCGCTGCTGCTGGCCACCCGAGGGCCGGTCGGGATGCTTGTCGCCGTGTTCGGCCAGACCAAACCTCGCCAGCAACGCGCGCACCTCGGCCTCCACCTCACGACGCGACCGGCCATGCACGCGTACGGGCGCCAGGCACACGTTGTCGAGCACGCTCAGATGCGGAAACAGGTTGTAGGCCTGGAAGACCATCCCCATGTCGCGGCGTACGGCCTTCATGTTCACCCGCGGGTCGGAGATCTCGACACCGTTGAACTCGATGATGCCGTCGTCGATGTGTTCAAGCAGGTTGATACACCGCAGCAGCGTCGACTTGCCCGACCCCGACGAGCCGATCAGGCAGACCACTTCACCCGACTCGACGCTCAGGTCGATGTCGTGCAACACGACACGTTCTCCGTACGACTTCCGCAGATCACTCACGTGCAGAAGGCTCATCGCGCGCCCGCCCTCTCCCGCTCGGCATAGCGCCGCTGCAGCCAGTCGGTGAACCGCGCCATCGGCACGGTCAGGGCGATGAAGAACAGCGACACCACCACGAACGAGGTGTAGTTGAAGTTGTACGACGCGTAGTCGCTGGCGGCGCGGGTGGCGTCCCACAGCCCGACGACCGTGACCAGTGCGGTGTCCTTCTGCAGCGAGATGAAGTCGTTGAGCAGTGGGGGTACGACCCGGCGTACGGCCTGCGGCACCACCACGTGGCGCATCGCCTGGGCGCGGGTGAGGCCGAGCGTCTCGGCGCTGGCCAGCTGCGACGGGTGGATCGACTCGATACCGGCCCGGAAGACCTCCGCGACGTACGCGCCGTACGACAACACCAGCGACACCAGGGCCCAGAAGAACAACGAGGTCGGCATCCCCTGCAACTGCAGCGCCGGCATGCCGAAGCCCATCAGCAGCACCAACAGGATCGTCGGGATGCCCCGGAAGATGTCGGTGTAGACCACAGCCAGCAGCCGCAGCGGCGCCAGCCACGGCGAACGCGCCTGACGACACAGCGCCACGGCCAGCGCGAGCACGAGGATCAGCGGCTCGGCCAACAAGAACAGTTTGACGTTGACCCAGAACGCCTTGAGTACATCACCGAAGACCGCGCGGGCGTGCTCGACGTTGAAGAACGTGATCTTGAACGTCTCCCAGCCCGGGCTGCTGGTGGCCACGAAGGACACCAGCGCGATCACGCCGATCGTGACGAGCGAGGCGATCGTCAGCGAGCGGCGCCGCTGCGAAATGCGTACGGCGCGACGTTGTAGTTCGTGCTGACTGGGTGCCCAGGCATCGCCCGGGAACGGGTCGACCGTCAACGATCAGCCGATCACTCGATGACGGGGACGCCGACGGTGTCGGAGAGCCACTCCTGCTCGATGCTCTCCAAGGTGCCGTCCTCCTTGAGCGTGGCCAGCGCGGTGTTGACGCACTCGACGAGGGGGTTGCCCTTCTCGAAGAGCAGGCCGAACTCCTCCTGCTGACCCGTCTCAGGCTGGAACTGCCCGATGATCTTGCCCTTGGGGATCTCCACCGCGGTGATGTAGAACGCCGTCGGCAGGTCGGCAACGATCGCGTCGAGCTGGCCGTTGTTGAGGGCCTGCTTGGCGGCGTTGGTGTCGTTGAAGACCATCGGCTGCGCGCTCGGCTTGATGACGTCGCGGATCGCGGTCAGCGACGTGGTGCCGGTCTGGGCGCCGAGCTTGAGGTCGGCGAGCTCGGAGAGGGAGGCGACCTTCGCGGCCGGGCTCTTCTTCAAGGTGATGATCGCCTGGGCCGCCGAATAGTAGCCGTCGGAGAAGTCGACGACCTTGGCCCGCTCGGGGGTCACCGAGATCTGGTTGATGTCGAAGTCGAAGTCCTTCTTGCCCGGGGCGTACGAGTTGTTGAAGGGCACCTTGATCCACTTCACCGCGTCGGCCTCGTAGCCCATCTGCTGAGCGACCGCGTACGCCACGGCCGACTCGAAGCCCTTGCCGTTGCTGGGGTCGTCGTCGCTGAACCACGGGTCGTACGCCGGGCTGTCCGTGCCGACCGTCAGCGTGCCTTCGGTCTTGACCTTGTCGACGGCGCAGGTGGCGGCGTCGTCGCCCGCGGCAGCGTCGGCGGTCGTGGTCGTGTCCTTGGCTGTGCTCGCCGGATCCTCGGTGGGCGCGCAGGCAGTGAGCGCGAGGGCGAGCGGGACGGTGGCGGCGAGGGCAATACGGGTCAGGCGCATGCGCGAATCGTACGGCCAGCGGGCGGCGGTGGAGTCCCCGGTCAGCCGGTGACTTTCACGGTGTGTAACCGATGCATTGGTTACTAACCCCCAAAGTCACCGGCCAGCCGGTGACTCTCACGTCGCGAGCCGGTCTTGCAACTTGTTGCATAGGTGGGTCAGGATATCCCCATGGCCCTCGAACACGCGCTCCTTGTGGCGCTGCTCGAACAGCCGGCTTCGGGTCTCGACCTGACCAGGAGGTTCGAGCGGTCGATCGGGTTCTTCTGGTCGGCCAGCCACCAGCAGATCTATCGCACCCTGGCCCGGATGGAGGCCGCCGGGTGGGTCGTCTCCGAGACCGTCGAGCAGACCGGGCGACCGAACAAGAAGGTCAGTTCGGTGACGAATACCGGGCGTGACGTCCTGCGAGCTTGGCTCGCCACGACCCCCGATCCCGAACCGATCCGGTCGTCGCTGGTCGTCCAGATGCGCGGGGCGTCGTACGGCGACCGCGGCGAAGTCGCGCGATCCGTACGCACTCACCTGGTCGAGCACCAGCAAAGGCTGGCGATCTATGAGCAGTTCATGGCGCGCGACTACCCCTCGCCTGACGACCTGGTCGGGCAGGACCTCGACCACTACCTGGTCTTGCGCGGTGGCCTGATCACCGAACGCGGCTGGGTCGACTGGCTCACCGAATATCTGGCACGACACGAAGGACAGCAATGACCGAGCACCCGACGTACCCCCACCTCCTCTCCCCCGTCACCCTCGGCGACCTCACCCTGCGCAACCGCACCGTGATGGGCTCGATGCACACCGGGTTGGAGGACTACGTCTGGGACATCCCCAAGTTGGCGGAGTATTTCGCCGAGCGCGCCCGCGGCGAGGCGGGCCTGATCATCACGGGCGGGTACGCCCCCACCAAGCGCGGCTGGCTCAAGCCGTTCGCCTCCGAGATGACCTCGCGGTTGCAGGCGATGCGGCACCGCGACATCACCGGACCGGTGCACGAGGCCGGCGGGGCGATCGCGTTGCAGGTGCTGCACGCGGGTCGGTACGGATACCACCCGCTCAGCGTGTCCGCCAGCGCGATCAAGAGTCCGATCACCCCGTTCAAACCGAGCGCCTTGTCGACCAAGGCGGTCGATGACACGGCCACTGCATTCGCGAAATCGGTCGCGCTGGCCCAGAAGGCCGGCTATGACGCGGTCGAGATCATGGGCTCGGAGGGCTATCTGATCAACCAGTTCCTCGCCGCGCGCACCAATCACCGCGAGGACCAGTGGGGCGGCTCGGCGACGAACCGGATGCGCTTCCCGGTGGAGGTCGTACGCCGGGCACGCGAACTGGTCGGCGACGGCTTCCCGATCGTCTATCGGATCTCGCTGCTCGATCTCGTCGAGGACGGCCAGACCTGGGACGAGACGCTCGAACTCGCCGCGCTCCTGCAGGAGCAGGGCGTCACAGTCTTCAACACCGGCATCGGCTGGCACGAGGCGCGGGTGCCGACGATCATCACCCAGGTGCCCCAGGGTGCGTGGGTCTCGCTGACGGCGCGGCTGCGCTCGGTTGTCGATATCCCGGTGATCGCCTCGAACCGGATCAACTCACCCGAGTTGGCCGAGTCGATCCTGGCGAGCGGGCAGGCCGATCTGGTGTCGATGGCGCGGCCGTTCCTGGCCGATCCGGATTTCGTACGCAAGGCGCGCGCGGGCCGGGCCGACCAGATCAACACCTGCATCGCGTGCAACCAGGCGTGCCTGGATCACGTATTCGACAACAAGCGGGCCTCGTGCCTGGTGAACCCGCGGGCGTGTCATGAGACCGAGTTGGTGCTGCTGCCGCTGCCCGGCGTACGGGGTTTCGAGACGCCGACTGCGTCGGCTCCTCAACCAGCGGTGGGAGGGATCGCGGAAGCGGGTTTCGAGACGCCGACTGCGTCGGCTCCTCAACCAGCGGTCGGAGGGATCGCGGACGTTGGTTTCGAGACGCCGACTGCGTCGGCTCCTCAACCAGCGGTGGGAGGGATCGCGGAAGCGGGTTTCGAGACGCCGACTGCGTCGGCTCCTCAACCAGCGACGGGCGAAACCACGCCCACGATCGCGGTCGTCGGCGCGGGACCGGCCGGGCTCTCGGCGGCAGTCTCCGCCGCCGAGCGCGGCTTCGACGTCACGCTCTTCGAGGCCAGCAACGACATCGGCGGCCAGTTCCGGCTCGCGATGGCCGTGCCGGGCAAGGAGGACTTCAAGGAGACGTTGCGCTACTACGGCCGGATGCTGGAGGTGCACGGGGTGGACGTACGCCTCAACACCCGCGCGAGCGCCGCAGATCTGACGGCGTACGACGACGTCATCATCGCCACCGGCGTGACGCCACGGATCCCTGAGATCGACGGCATCGACCACCCGAGTGTGATGACCTACGCCGAACTTCTCAGCGGCGCGCGTACGCCCGGCAACCGCGTCGCCGTGATCGGTGCCGGCGGCATCGGCGTCGACGTCTCGGTCTGGCTCACCCATGAAGAAGAGTCGCTCGACGACTGGCTCGCGCACTGGGGCGTCGGTGACCCCGCGATCGACCGCGGCGGGCTGACCGCTCCCAAGCCACGATCCCCGAAGCGACAGGTCACGCTGATCCAGCGCAAGACCACCCCCATCGGGATCGCTCTGGGCAAGACGTCGGGCTGGGCGCACCGCGCGGTGTTGAAGCAGTCGGGCGTACGCCAGATCAACGGCGCGACCTATGACCGGATCGACGACGCCGGGCTCCATGTCACCATCGGCGGCGAATCCCACGTCATCGAGTGCGACACCGTCGTGCTGTGTGCGGGGCAGGAGTCCGTACGCGATCTCTACGACTCACTCGACGACACCGGCCGGTTCGTGCACCTCATCGGCGGCGCCGGCCTGGCCGCCGAACTCGACGCCAAGCGGGCGATCCGCCAGGGGACTGAACTGCACTGGGTTGGTTGGAGTCTCCATCGTTTGGAAACGAGGATGGACTCATGCCGAAGGACACCACCCCGGGGAAGCCGACCACACGTCGCTACAGCCCTGAGGAAAAGGCCGCTGCGGTGCGGATGGTCAGGACGCTGCGTGCCGAGCTGGGAACTGAGCACGGCACAGTGCAGCGGGTCGCAGCCCAGCTCGGGTACGGCACCGAGTCAGTTCGGTCCTGGGTGAAGCAGGCCGACATCGACGAGGGCCACGTGCCGGGTCTGAGCACGAGCGACGCGGCCAGGCTGAAGGCGCTGGAGCAGGAGAACCGGGAGCTCGAAGAGAGCCAACGAGATCTTGAAGAGGGCCGCCAGTTTCTTCGGGGCGGAGCTCGACCGCCAGTACAAGAAGTAGCCGCGTTCATCGACGCCAACCGTGACGACGTGGTCGCGGGCCGGCGTCTGGGGGTCGAGCTCATCTGCCACGTGCTGCAGGTGGCCCCGAGCAGCTACTACGAGTTCAAGAACCGCCAACCCTCGGCTCGCACGCAGCGCGACGAGGTGATGGGACCGGTAGTGCGGCAGCTGTGGGAGGACAACTTCCGGGTCTACGGCGCCCGGAAGATCTGGAAGGCCGCACGACGTGCTGGACATGACATCGGCCGTGACCAGGTCGCCCGCCTGATGCGCACCGCCGGCATCGAGGGGGTCCGGCGCACCAAGCGGGTCCGTACCACCAAGCCCGATCCGGGCATGCCGCGCCACCCGGACCTGGTCGGCCGCGACTTCACCGCCACGGCCCCGAACCAACTGTGGGTCACCGATCTGACATTCGTGCCGACTTGGGCCGCGGTGGCCTACGTCTGCTTCATCATCGACGCCTACTCCCGCACGATCGTGGGGTGGCGGGTCGCCTCGCACATGCGGACCACTATGGTCCTCGATGCCATCGAGATGGCCCGGTGGTCACGCGGGACCCAGCTCCCTGGCCTGCGGTGTCACTCGGATGCCGGCAGTCAATTCACCTCGATTCGCTACGGCGAGCGTCTGGCTGAGATCGGCGCGATGCCCTCGATCGGCACTGTCGGCGATTCGTACGATAACGCGCTGGCCGAGACCGTGAACGGCTATTACAAGGCCGAACTGGTCCGTGGCCCCGCGCGTGAGGGCCGCCCGTGGAAGACGGTCGAGGACCTCGAGCTCGCCACGCTGAGCTGGGTCCACTGGCACAACCACGACCGTCTGCACGGCTACCTCAACGACATCCCACCAGCAGAGTTCGAGGAGACGTTCTACGCTACGGAACGGACCGACCAGCCCTTGGTCGGAATCCAATAGCCCGAGCCTCCATCAGACCCAGTGCGGTTCAGACGGTGGTGGCGGCGGGGTTGTAGGCGAGACCTGGTTTCGAGACGCCCGCTGCGCGGGCTCCTCAACCAGCGGGGCGAGGGCTTGGTTTCGAGACGCCCGCTGCGCGGGCTCCTCAACCAGCGGGGGAGCGCGGGCTCCTCAACCAGCGGACAGTCGGCCAGCGGGAGTGGGGGTCGTACGCTCACGCAATGATCCGCGACTTCACCGATGCCGAGGCTCGGCGCGCGCTGGTGCTGAAGTGGGGGGCCTGTGAGCCCGACGTACTCCCGGCTTGGGTCGCCGAGATGGACTACGCGCTCGCGCCCTGTGTGCAGGAGTCGCTGGTCCAGGCGATCACCGAGGGCGTCACGGGCTATCCGGCATTCATGGACCCGGAGTTCGGCGGGGCGGGCGCGGCGCTCGGGGAGGCGTACGCGGGCTGGGCGCGGCGGCAGTTCGGCTTCGACGTCGACCCCGGCCACGTGCTGCCGGTCGCGGACGTGACGGCGGGCGTACGCCTGGCTCTCGACGTTTTCAGCGAGCAGGCGCCCGTGGTGTTCCCCTTGCCGGGCTACCCGCCGCAGCACGACATCGCCCAGATCACCGGCCGGGCGCGGGTCGACCTGATCCTCGATCCAGCTGCCGAGCGCGCAGAGTTCGACCTCGATGCGCTGGACCGCCTCTTTGCCGACGGTGCCCGCACGTTGCTGCTCACCCAGCCGCACAATCCGTGGGGTCGGGTGTTCACGCGCGCCGAACTCGAGGGCATCCGCGATGTGGTGCTGCGTCATGGCGCTCGGGTGATCTCCGATGAGATCCACGCACCGCTGACTCTGGGCGGCGCCAAGCACCTGTCGTACCTCCAGATCGAGGGAACCGACGACCACGCTGTGGTGGTGACCGCTGCGAGCAAGGCGTTCAACACCGCGGGGCTCAAGTGCGCGCAACTCGTGACGACCTCTCCGGCCGCGGCGCAGGCGCTGCGCGACGTACCCATGGCGCGCAACGACTCGTACTCCCCTCTCGGTGTGATCGCCGCGACCGCCGCCTTCACCGACGGCGACGAGTGGCTCGATGCGTTGCGCTCCAGGCTGACCTCGCAGCGCGATCTGCTCGCAGCACTGCTGGCCGAGCATCTGCCGCTCGCGCGGATGCGGCTGCCGGAGGCGACGTATCTGGCCTGGATCGACCTGCGGGCGTACGCCGACGAGCCGAGCGCACTGGGCCTGTCGAAAGGTCGTGTCTGGGTGCAGGACGGCCGGATGTTCCAGCGTGATCTGCCCGGACACGTACGCCTCAACTTCGCCACGTCGCCCGAGCGGCTGACAGAGATCGTGCGTCGGCTGGCGCGGGCCCTCGACGTACGTCCCTAGACTCGTCCGAATGAAGATCACCGTCGTCGGGCTGGGCTATGTCGGCCTCTCCATGGCCGTCCTGCTCGCCAAGCACCATGAGGTGGTCGGCCTCGATCTGGACGAGTCGCGCATCGCGCTGCTGCGGCAGGGCCAAAGTCCGATCGAAGACGTGGACATCTCGCGCTATCTGGCCGAGGAATCGCTGGACTTGCGCTTCACGACAACACCTGAGGAAGCGCACGGCGGCGCGGAGTTCGTGATCATCGCGACGCCGACCAACTACGACGAGACGACCGACTATTTCGACACGTCCACCGTCGAGGCGGTGATTGCGGACGTACGCCGGCTCGATCCCGGCGCGACCATGGTGATCAAGTCGACGATCCCGGTCGGATTCGTCGCCTCCTTGGACGCCGACGACGTGATCTTCTCGCCTGAGTTCCTGCGTGAGGGCAAGGCGCTGTGGGACAACCTGCATCCGACCCG is a genomic window containing:
- a CDS encoding amino acid ABC transporter permease; this encodes MTVDPFPGDAWAPSQHELQRRAVRISQRRRSLTIASLVTIGVIALVSFVATSSPGWETFKITFFNVEHARAVFGDVLKAFWVNVKLFLLAEPLILVLALAVALCRQARSPWLAPLRLLAVVYTDIFRGIPTILLVLLMGFGMPALQLQGMPTSLFFWALVSLVLSYGAYVAEVFRAGIESIHPSQLASAETLGLTRAQAMRHVVVPQAVRRVVPPLLNDFISLQKDTALVTVVGLWDATRAASDYASYNFNYTSFVVVSLFFIALTVPMARFTDWLQRRYAERERAGAR
- a CDS encoding PadR family transcriptional regulator translates to MALEHALLVALLEQPASGLDLTRRFERSIGFFWSASHQQIYRTLARMEAAGWVVSETVEQTGRPNKKVSSVTNTGRDVLRAWLATTPDPEPIRSSLVVQMRGASYGDRGEVARSVRTHLVEHQQRLAIYEQFMARDYPSPDDLVGQDLDHYLVLRGGLITERGWVDWLTEYLARHEGQQ
- a CDS encoding aminotransferase class I/II-fold pyridoxal phosphate-dependent enzyme: MIRDFTDAEARRALVLKWGACEPDVLPAWVAEMDYALAPCVQESLVQAITEGVTGYPAFMDPEFGGAGAALGEAYAGWARRQFGFDVDPGHVLPVADVTAGVRLALDVFSEQAPVVFPLPGYPPQHDIAQITGRARVDLILDPAAERAEFDLDALDRLFADGARTLLLTQPHNPWGRVFTRAELEGIRDVVLRHGARVISDEIHAPLTLGGAKHLSYLQIEGTDDHAVVVTAASKAFNTAGLKCAQLVTTSPAAAQALRDVPMARNDSYSPLGVIAATAAFTDGDEWLDALRSRLTSQRDLLAALLAEHLPLARMRLPEATYLAWIDLRAYADEPSALGLSKGRVWVQDGRMFQRDLPGHVRLNFATSPERLTEIVRRLARALDVRP
- a CDS encoding metal-sensitive transcriptional regulator codes for the protein MTDHGYHHAGHKDAVLKRLRRIEGQARGVHKMVEDDKYCIDVLTQISAMTKALQAVSLMLLDDHLDHCVRNADADDLDAKLKEASAAIARLVKS
- a CDS encoding FAD-dependent oxidoreductase; its protein translation is MTEHPTYPHLLSPVTLGDLTLRNRTVMGSMHTGLEDYVWDIPKLAEYFAERARGEAGLIITGGYAPTKRGWLKPFASEMTSRLQAMRHRDITGPVHEAGGAIALQVLHAGRYGYHPLSVSASAIKSPITPFKPSALSTKAVDDTATAFAKSVALAQKAGYDAVEIMGSEGYLINQFLAARTNHREDQWGGSATNRMRFPVEVVRRARELVGDGFPIVYRISLLDLVEDGQTWDETLELAALLQEQGVTVFNTGIGWHEARVPTIITQVPQGAWVSLTARLRSVVDIPVIASNRINSPELAESILASGQADLVSMARPFLADPDFVRKARAGRADQINTCIACNQACLDHVFDNKRASCLVNPRACHETELVLLPLPGVRGFETPTASAPQPAVGGIAEAGFETPTASAPQPAVGGIADVGFETPTASAPQPAVGGIAEAGFETPTASAPQPATGETTPTIAVVGAGPAGLSAAVSAAERGFDVTLFEASNDIGGQFRLAMAVPGKEDFKETLRYYGRMLEVHGVDVRLNTRASAADLTAYDDVIIATGVTPRIPEIDGIDHPSVMTYAELLSGARTPGNRVAVIGAGGIGVDVSVWLTHEEESLDDWLAHWGVGDPAIDRGGLTAPKPRSPKRQVTLIQRKTTPIGIALGKTSGWAHRAVLKQSGVRQINGATYDRIDDAGLHVTIGGESHVIECDTVVLCAGQESVRDLYDSLDDTGRFVHLIGGAGLAAELDAKRAIRQGTELHWVGWSLHRLETRMDSCRRTPPRGSRPHVATALRKRPLRCGWSGRCVPSWELSTAQCSGSQPSSGTAPSQFGPG
- a CDS encoding ABC transporter substrate-binding protein, encoding MRLTRIALAATVPLALALTACAPTEDPASTAKDTTTTADAAAGDDAATCAVDKVKTEGTLTVGTDSPAYDPWFSDDDPSNGKGFESAVAYAVAQQMGYEADAVKWIKVPFNNSYAPGKKDFDFDINQISVTPERAKVVDFSDGYYSAAQAIITLKKSPAAKVASLSELADLKLGAQTGTTSLTAIRDVIKPSAQPMVFNDTNAAKQALNNGQLDAIVADLPTAFYITAVEIPKGKIIGQFQPETGQQEEFGLLFEKGNPLVECVNTALATLKEDGTLESIEQEWLSDTVGVPVIE
- a CDS encoding amino acid ABC transporter ATP-binding protein, which codes for MSLLHVSDLRKSYGERVVLHDIDLSVESGEVVCLIGSSGSGKSTLLRCINLLEHIDDGIIEFNGVEISDPRVNMKAVRRDMGMVFQAYNLFPHLSVLDNVCLAPVRVHGRSRREVEAEVRALLARFGLAEHGDKHPDRPSGGQQQRVALVRALACRPKLLLLDEITAALDPELVGDVLEAVRELAREGTTLILATHEMSFARDVATTVCFLDAGRILESGPPAELFSNPREERTRQFLRRVLPA
- a CDS encoding IS3 family transposase; translated protein: MVRTLRAELGTEHGTVQRVAAQLGYGTESVRSWVKQADIDEGHVPGLSTSDAARLKALEQENRELEESQRDLEEGRQFLRGGARPPVQEVAAFIDANRDDVVAGRRLGVELICHVLQVAPSSYYEFKNRQPSARTQRDEVMGPVVRQLWEDNFRVYGARKIWKAARRAGHDIGRDQVARLMRTAGIEGVRRTKRVRTTKPDPGMPRHPDLVGRDFTATAPNQLWVTDLTFVPTWAAVAYVCFIIDAYSRTIVGWRVASHMRTTMVLDAIEMARWSRGTQLPGLRCHSDAGSQFTSIRYGERLAEIGAMPSIGTVGDSYDNALAETVNGYYKAELVRGPAREGRPWKTVEDLELATLSWVHWHNHDRLHGYLNDIPPAEFEETFYATERTDQPLVGIQ